One genomic window of Quercus lobata isolate SW786 chromosome 9, ValleyOak3.0 Primary Assembly, whole genome shotgun sequence includes the following:
- the LOC115961842 gene encoding uncharacterized protein LOC115961842 yields MAHHSSGDPAWAHARVGASSASVASAPARSDDPAWAHARAVPNAKNNTICLHCNKLIKGGGITRLKYHLAGIRGQVEPCKKASSDIRFQMKQMIEDLKKSKQTKKRIQLEIGNPYDIDEEDDEEEEDDEVRIVEKSPPQTLGKRKSRGKDVDNDVSQIRGKKKIKSYFAPRTTPGAQPSIRSALATKAMIDNAKMSVARWWYHSNVPFYASQSPYYQPMIDSVAAIGPGFKGPSFYELRGPLLKNAVHEVNDFLLDIKNDWKVYGCSLMSDGWTNQKQQPIMNFLVYCPRGAMFLKSIDTSGLTKDADTLFNIFDSVVQEIGVEYIVQLITDNASAYKKAGKKLQQKYGTLFWSPCAAHCIDLMLENIANPRWFPLIDEAIKKAKKITKFIYNHGVVLDMMRQDFTNGRVMSSCNYKTAVGKEISKIVLEDYAFWSQCKHIVKVSEPLVRVLRLVDGDEKPAMGWDKQLHSPLHAAGCFLNPAIYFRPSFKRQNEVQRGLLSTLMRLVPDPDIQDKISSQLDEYKKSIGDFGTSLAIRQRERLNPVSWWEQFGLGAPDLQSFAIRVLSQCCSATGCERNWSTFEYVHSKKRNRLEHKRVNDLVFVHYNLRLRERNIQRNKYAMDPISLDNIDLMGDWVAEEPTLLNPDDINWDCLNEVNVEEDAEFETIDVDDDDDDDNNNEHVLTNLPMGASSSCGSSFDDEFDPFFMDDEEEE; encoded by the exons ATGGCTCATCATAGTTCAGGGGATCCCGCATGGGCTCATGCCCGTGTAGGTGCTTCCTCTGCTTCTGTGGCCTCTGCCCCTGCAAGATCAGATGATCCCGCTTGGGCTCATGCTCGTGCAGTGCCTAATGCAAAAAATAACACTATATGTTTGCATTGTAATAAGTTGATTAAAGGGGGTGGTATTACTAGACTTAAGTATCATCTTGCTGGGATTAGGGGTCAAGTTGAACCATGTAAAAAGGCTTCATCTGATATTAGGTTTCAAATGAAACAAATGATTGAAGACTtgaaaaaatctaaacaaactAAAAAGAGGATTCAATTAGAAATTGGGAACCCATATGATATTGATGAGGAggatgatgaggaggaggaggatgatGAGGTTAGGATTGTTGAAAAGAGTCCCCCTCAAACATTAGGTAAACGAAAATCTAGGGGAAAGGATGTTGACAATGATGTGAGTCAAAtaagaggaaagaagaaaattaagagTTATTTTGCTCCTAGAACAACCCCCGGTGCTCAACCCTCTATAAGAAGTGCTTTGGCTACAAAAGCAATGATTGATAATGCAAAAATGAGTGTGGCAAGATGGTGGTATCATTCTAATGTACCCTTTTATGCATCTCAGTCACCTTATTATCAACCTATGATTGATTCCGTTGCTGCTATTGGGCCGGGATTTAAGGGGCCTTCTTTTTATGAGTTGAGGGGACCCCTTTTGAAAAATGCTGTCCATGAagttaatgattttttgttAGATATAAAAAATGATTGGAAAGTATATGGCTGTTCACTGATGTCTGATGGGTGGACAAATCAAAAGCAACAaccaataatgaattttttggtgtattgtCCAAGGGGAGCCATGTTCTTAAAATCAATTGACACTTCAGGCCTTACAAAGGATGCTGATACTTTGTTTAATATATTTGATTCTGTTGTTCAAGAAATTGGTGTGGAATATATTGTACAATTGATTACAGATAATGCTTCTGCCTATAAAAAAGCTGGAAAAAAATTACAGCAGAAGTATGGTACTTTGTTTTGGTCTCCTTGTGCAGCTCATTGCATAGACTTGATGTTGGAGAATATTGCTAATCCTAGGTGGTTCCCTCTTATTGATGAAGCAattaaaaaggcaaaaaagataacaaagttCATTTACAACCATGGAGTTGTTTTAGACATGATGAGGCAAGACTTTACAAATGGAAGAGTTATGTCGTCCTGCAATTACAAG ACTGCCGTTGGGAAGGAGataagtaaaattgttttggaaGATTATGCATTTTGGTCTCAATGCAAGCACATAGTGAAAGTTAGTGAGCCTTTAGTTAGAGTACTTCGTCTTGTTGATGGGGATGAGAAACCTGCTATGGG ATGGGACAAACAACTTCATAGTCCTCTGCATGCAGCAGGTTGCTTTCTTAACCCTGCAATATACTTTAGGCCTTCATTTAAAAGGCAAAATGAAGTTCAAAGAGGGTTGCTAAGTACTCTAATGAGGTTGGTTCCCGATCCTGACATTCAAGACAAAATAAGTTCACAACTTGATGAgtacaaaaaatcaattggtgacTTTGGCACATCACTAGCAATTCGCCAACGAGAGAGACTAAATCCAG tTTCATGGTGGGAGCAATTTGGACTTGGAGCTCCAGACTTACAATCATTTGCCATTCGTGTGCTAAGTCAATGTTGTAGTGCAACCGGTTGCGAGAGAAATTGGAGCACATTTGAGTATGTTCActcaaagaagagaaatagaTTGGAACATAAACGAGTAAATGATTTGGTCTTTGTCCATTATAATTTGAGGCTTCGAGAAAG GAACATTCAAAGGAATAAATATGCAATGGATCCTATAAGCTTGGATAACATTGACTTGATGGGAGATTGGGTGGCTGAAGAACCTACACTTCTTAATCCAGATGACATAAATTGGGATTGCCTTAATGAAGTGAATGTGGAAGAGGATGCTGAATTTGAAACTATTGATgttgatgacgatgatgatgatgacaacaACAATGAACATGTCTTGACAAATCTTCCAATGGGTGCTAGTAGTTCTTGCGGGagttcttttgatgatgaatttgatCCATTTTTCATggatgatgaggaggaggagtag